The sequence CCTGAGAGCTGCTCCCAGATAACATCTCCCAGTCTGAAGAACTTCTACTACAAGTCAACTGAGCTATCACACGCATAACTCCAGGGCTGCAGATAACTCTGGTGATTGTGCAGCGCCCAGTTCTCCTGGCCTCCTCCTGACTAAACACACACAAAGCCATTTGTCAGGTATGACCAGGAGCAGCATCTTGTACTGGTATAGTTCATGTAGCAGCATCGGGAGAGCGCACATATCATGTGATAGAAGGGGAAGCGTGCTGCCCACATAGTTTCAGAGAATGGGGAACAAGGAAGAGAAAAAGTAGGCAGCAGAAGACCAAAGtggtgagatgggaatacccctttaagtttttattttcttagaacagttttgggggaaaaaaagctaAACTCTGATCGTCCGCTAGGAGAAATGGATGTACGCCACTTGGCTTCTCTAGGGAGAAACTCAGCAACAAGGAAAACCCCAAGGAAGGGCTTGTTACAGAATCACAGTGTACTGTACTTTTGTGTTCTTCATTGCCCAGGTTGTACGCGTGTGATGATGCATTACGTTCATGCCAGTACTGATGTGACATCGCATAATCTTGTATTTACATGATTTCATACTATTCCTGATGTCAACGAAAAGCTAGCGTTTGGAAGACCTGAGTAAAAAACGGTTCTCGGTTGCACTACAGGTGCTTCTCATTGCAGGAACTTAACCCAGAACCTGGACTTGTACTGGAACTTCACCTTGGTGTTTGAgatgcattaggctactttcacactagcgttcatagcgggtccgtctgatgtctgctcagacggatccgctcctataatgcagacgtttgcatccgttcagaacggatccgtctgcattattacttagaaaaatttctaagtgtgaaagtagcctgagcggatccgttcagactttacattgaaagtcaatgggggacggatccgcttgaagattgagccatatggtgtcatcttcaagcggatccgtccccattaacttccattgtaagtctggacggatccgctcgcctccgcacggccagccggacacccgaacgctgcaagcagcgttcaggtgtccgctcactgagcggaggctgagcgctggcaggcggatgcattctcagtggatccgcctccactgagaatgcattagggccggacggctgcgttcagggccgcttgtgagccccttcaaacggagctcacgagcggacacctgaacgcaggtgtgaaagtagcctaaggcctcttgtatATAATCTCTAGAACAAAGAATTCaaagtaatatttttttctttttttttgtattgtttgttcGCTAGGGAGTTTCTGCTTTGGCTCAAGTTATCTCCGTAAGACTATTTGACTACTGTGCAAATCCTGTGGAGGTTATCAACTCTTACCTGCCCCCGGAAATCCGTGTCCTAGGTAGTAAAACCAAGTCATCTCAAATCCAACAAATATTCTTCTTATCGCAGTGAGTTAGTTCACTATAGCACtaactattttttctttttttcttgtttGTACCCAGGTGTAAAAAGAGCGACCAAGGGCTTCAATGCTAAAATCATGTGTGATGCCCGGACCTATTCGTACACACTGCCCACATTTGCTTTGTCGAGGAGTGCCAGCTCTGCTCCTGACTCCAACTTCCGTTTGTCCCAAGAAGACTTCCACCACGTCAACGGACTTCTTTCTTTCTATAAAGGAACACACAATTTCCACAACTTCACAAGAGGCAAATTGTCGGATGACCCCAGCGCCCGTAGGCACATGTACACAATCTCCTGCTCGGAGCCGTTTGTCCGCCACGGCGTGGAATTTGCACGAATTGTAATTACAGGACAAAGCTTCATGCTACACCAGATCCGTAAAATGGTTGGTCTTATCATAGCCGTGGTGAAAGGGGCTGTTACACCTGAGCTTCTTCCTCAGTCAGTGCAAGGAAAAAAGATGAACCTCCCCCTGGCTCCAGCATTAGGGTTGGTTTTGGAGTGCACACATTTTGACGGCCATAACCGACGTTGCCTTAGCAGTCAGTCCACCCGTACAGTTACCTGGGAAGAGTTTTTGCCTGCAGTTGAAGCCTTCAGGGAGGAGAAGATCATGCCGGTCATTATTGAGGGTGAACTTCGAGATCTTTCCATTTCTTCCTGGTTGCAGCAGAATGTTTAGTGAATACACATTCTTTTAATATAAAATAAGACAtgggcagattttttatttataacttAGAATTGTATAAATTATGAATATGTTTCAGTTTTTTTGgtataaacatatttatttaactGCTAGATAAAAACCTTTCAGATCTTTCCATGTTTCAGTAATTTAGCCCGTCTTCTGTGAAATCCGATCATCAAATGACTTCAGTATGCCAGGGGCGGCTGCTTGGACCCGTGGGGGTCAGCTGTTACCATCGGCTGCAATACATGGCCCAGAGCGAGAGACGAGTATGACCATTTAAATGTCAATGCATGAAGTTTTTCTTTAGTGCTCACGGCCAATTGACTTCTCTACTGAGCAGTAATAGGCTTGCTATAGAGATTCATGGGGTCTCCACCGTACATCCATATGAAGTTTTTTTTCTGTCCGATTCTGTATTAAACCAGcaacaaagaaacaaaaaaaaaaaacattgctgccaaCCCAAACGGCATGGCTGGATTCACGCAA is a genomic window of Bufo bufo chromosome 1, aBufBuf1.1, whole genome shotgun sequence containing:
- the LOC120985875 gene encoding tRNA pseudouridine synthase A-like is translated as MFLKKMKEITLLGALSRRICRNSILRFSSTPASFSYQINTITSNAFEKKLLEEDEEEPKAFAENLPRIPKKKHSIQLVYCGSGYHGMQINNSIPLPTIEGQIVSALVKAQCIPEICSTDLKRVRFQRCARTDKGVSALAQVISVRLFDYCANPVEVINSYLPPEIRVLGVKRATKGFNAKIMCDARTYSYTLPTFALSRSASSAPDSNFRLSQEDFHHVNGLLSFYKGTHNFHNFTRGKLSDDPSARRHMYTISCSEPFVRHGVEFARIVITGQSFMLHQIRKMVGLIIAVVKGAVTPELLPQSVQGKKMNLPLAPALGLVLECTHFDGHNRRCLSSQSTRTVTWEEFLPAVEAFREEKIMPVIIEGELRDLSISSWLQQNV